A window of Edaphobacter lichenicola contains these coding sequences:
- a CDS encoding formate--tetrahydrofolate ligase, whose translation MTKDLLPIEAIVEKLNLPEKYVERLGRYGAKLTLNLLDDPTFPVRGKFILVTATTPTLSGEGKTVTSIGLVQGLEKIGKKAIITSREPSLGPVFGMKGGAAGGGRSQVEPAEKINLHFHGDFHAITSAHNLLAALIDSHLFHGNDLDLDPNTITWPRTLDMNDRALRHIIVQSGGKRDGANRHTGFLITAASEIMAIMALAASRKDLRLRLERIVVGSTRSGKPVLAKDLNATGAMMALLSEAIFPNLVQTTEGTPALVHCGPFGNIAHGTSSVLSHQMGLRLADYVINETGFASDLGFEKYMDIVMPSSGIKPSAAVLVTTVQSVRNQGAGDLEAGFENLKKHIAIVRGFNLPAIVAINRFPNDTDEDLKFLEKYCEAQGAAFALSEAFTKGGAGAAALAEKVVSVIAANPSVTPTNTYIPSASPLEKITAVAQKVYGAANVELSPQAKEKLARFTKWGYGALPVCIAKTQYSLTDDPKLMGAPTGWTLHITDVVLSAGAGFLVVISGSMMLMPGLPKSSRAMDINVDAAGEIIGMS comes from the coding sequence ATGACCAAAGATCTTCTCCCCATCGAAGCCATCGTCGAAAAACTCAACCTGCCTGAGAAGTACGTCGAACGCCTCGGCCGCTACGGCGCCAAGCTCACGCTCAACCTCCTCGACGATCCCACCTTCCCCGTTCGCGGCAAGTTCATCCTCGTCACCGCAACCACGCCCACTCTCTCCGGCGAAGGCAAGACCGTCACCTCCATCGGCCTCGTGCAGGGCCTCGAAAAGATCGGCAAAAAAGCCATAATCACCTCGCGCGAACCCTCCCTCGGCCCCGTCTTCGGCATGAAGGGCGGAGCAGCCGGCGGTGGCCGTTCGCAGGTCGAGCCAGCAGAAAAGATCAACCTTCACTTCCACGGCGACTTCCACGCCATCACCTCCGCGCACAACCTCCTCGCCGCCCTCATCGACTCGCACCTCTTCCACGGCAACGATCTCGACCTCGACCCTAACACCATCACCTGGCCGCGCACGCTCGACATGAACGACCGCGCTCTCCGCCACATCATCGTTCAGTCTGGCGGCAAACGCGACGGAGCCAACCGCCACACCGGCTTCCTCATCACCGCCGCCAGCGAGATCATGGCCATCATGGCGCTCGCCGCAAGCCGCAAAGATCTGCGGCTTCGGCTGGAAAGAATTGTTGTCGGCTCAACCCGCAGCGGCAAGCCCGTCCTCGCAAAAGATTTGAACGCCACCGGCGCAATGATGGCGCTGCTCAGCGAAGCCATCTTCCCCAACCTCGTCCAGACCACGGAGGGCACGCCAGCGCTGGTTCATTGCGGACCCTTCGGAAATATCGCCCATGGCACCAGTTCGGTCCTCTCGCACCAGATGGGCCTCCGCCTCGCCGACTACGTCATCAACGAAACTGGCTTCGCCTCCGACCTCGGCTTCGAAAAGTACATGGACATCGTCATGCCCTCCTCCGGCATCAAGCCCTCCGCCGCGGTCCTCGTCACCACCGTGCAGTCGGTTCGCAACCAGGGTGCAGGCGACCTCGAAGCCGGCTTCGAAAATCTGAAGAAGCACATCGCCATCGTCCGCGGCTTCAACCTCCCCGCCATCGTCGCCATCAACCGCTTCCCCAACGACACCGACGAAGATCTCAAGTTCCTCGAGAAGTACTGCGAAGCTCAAGGCGCTGCCTTCGCTCTCTCCGAGGCCTTCACCAAAGGAGGAGCCGGAGCCGCCGCCCTTGCCGAGAAGGTAGTCAGCGTCATCGCCGCCAACCCCAGCGTCACGCCAACCAACACCTACATCCCAAGTGCCTCGCCGCTCGAGAAGATCACCGCCGTCGCGCAAAAAGTCTACGGCGCAGCCAACGTCGAGCTCTCGCCGCAAGCCAAAGAAAAACTGGCGCGCTTCACAAAGTGGGGCTACGGCGCGCTTCCCGTCTGCATAGCCAAAACACAGTACTCCCTCACCGACGACCCCAAACTGATGGGCGCACCCACCGGTTGGACCCTCCACATCACCGACGTGGTCCTCTCCGCAGGCGCAGGCTTTCTCGTCGTCATCTCGGGCAGCATGATGCTGATGCCCGGCCTGCCCAAGTCCTCCCGCGCGATGGACATCAACGTCGACGCAGCAGGCGAGATCATCGGCATGTCGTAA
- the cysS gene encoding cysteine--tRNA ligase, giving the protein MATIELFNTLGGKIETLAPVDQKALRMYCCGPTVYDYGHIGNFRTFLHVDVLRRVIRQQGIPVEHVMNITDVDDKIIRNAAAAGVPIAQYTKKFENAFFEDLDALGIERPEYISHATACIPDMVGLIEQLAAKDIAYQAEDGSWYFRIARFPEYGKLSKKDFDGIEDGARVDIDEYEKDAARDFALWKAVKPGEQSWETALGTGRPGWHIECSAMATKFLGENIDLHAGGEDLMFPHHENEIAQSESASGKPFVRHWMHVRFLLVEGKKMSKSEGNFYTLRDLLLKGYRASAIRFLLISVPYRHQMNFTFDSLIESTNAIDRLRTFHQRMVKGGFPQGCDQALSLLTDEARMAYTIALANDLNTAEARAAIFDLVRAANTAADNGTLRNENATEIIQLLELFDAVFAVLEDRDAAITRAALTWAEAEGRIDEAAPETVANLALSDAAIDALVAERTQAKKTRNFARADAIRNDLLQKGILIEDSKDGVRWKRK; this is encoded by the coding sequence GTGGCAACCATAGAACTCTTCAATACCCTCGGCGGAAAGATCGAAACCCTCGCCCCCGTCGACCAAAAAGCTCTGCGAATGTACTGCTGCGGCCCGACCGTCTACGACTACGGCCACATCGGTAACTTCCGCACCTTCCTCCATGTCGACGTCCTGCGCCGCGTCATCCGCCAGCAGGGCATCCCGGTCGAACACGTCATGAACATCACCGACGTCGACGACAAGATCATCCGCAACGCCGCAGCCGCCGGCGTCCCCATCGCCCAGTACACCAAAAAGTTCGAGAATGCCTTCTTCGAGGACCTCGACGCCCTCGGCATCGAGCGTCCCGAGTACATCTCCCACGCCACCGCCTGCATCCCCGACATGGTGGGTCTCATCGAGCAGCTCGCCGCCAAAGACATCGCCTACCAGGCCGAAGACGGTAGCTGGTACTTCCGTATCGCCCGCTTCCCCGAGTACGGCAAGCTCTCCAAAAAAGACTTTGACGGCATCGAAGACGGAGCCCGCGTCGACATCGACGAATACGAGAAGGACGCTGCCCGCGATTTCGCCCTCTGGAAGGCTGTAAAACCCGGCGAACAATCGTGGGAGACAGCCCTCGGCACCGGCCGCCCTGGCTGGCACATCGAGTGCTCCGCCATGGCCACAAAATTTCTCGGTGAAAATATCGACCTCCACGCCGGTGGCGAAGACCTCATGTTCCCGCACCATGAGAACGAGATCGCACAATCCGAGTCCGCGAGCGGCAAGCCCTTCGTCCGCCACTGGATGCACGTCCGCTTCCTGCTCGTCGAAGGCAAGAAGATGTCCAAGTCCGAGGGCAACTTCTACACCCTCCGCGACCTGCTCCTCAAGGGCTATCGCGCCTCCGCCATCCGCTTCCTGCTCATCTCCGTGCCTTATCGCCACCAGATGAACTTCACCTTCGACAGCCTCATCGAATCGACCAACGCCATCGACCGCCTGCGCACCTTTCACCAGCGCATGGTCAAGGGCGGCTTCCCGCAAGGATGCGACCAGGCCCTCTCTCTGCTCACCGACGAGGCAAGGATGGCCTACACCATCGCCCTCGCCAACGACCTCAACACCGCCGAAGCCCGCGCCGCAATCTTCGATCTCGTTCGCGCCGCCAACACCGCAGCAGACAATGGAACGCTGCGCAACGAAAACGCGACAGAGATCATTCAGCTCCTCGAACTCTTCGACGCAGTCTTCGCCGTCCTCGAAGACCGCGACGCCGCCATCACTCGCGCCGCGCTCACCTGGGCCGAAGCCGAGGGCCGCATCGACGAAGCCGCCCCCGAAACCGTCGCCAATCTCGCCCTCTCCGACGCTGCCATCGACGCCCTCGTCGCCGAACGCACCCAGGCCAAAAAGACCCGCAACTTCGCCCGCGCCGACGCCATCCGCAACGACCTGCTCCAAAAAGGCATCCTAATCGAAGACTCCAAAGATGGCGTCCGCTGGAAAAGAAAATAA